The genomic interval GAGGCCGTTGACTGGCTCATCGAGGATAAGAATCTCGGGGTCGCCCAGCAAAGCACCGGCAAGGCCCAGACGCTGGCTCATACCTAGGGAGAAACCTCCGGCTTTTTTCGATGCCACGTTGCTGAGCCCAACGAGCCCCAGGACTTCGTCGACACGCTTAGTAGAGATGCCATTGGATTGAGCTACCCACTTGAGGTGATTTGCGGCAGACCTGTTGGGGTGTATGGCTTTAGCGTCAAGGAGCGCGCCTACTTTAGTCAGAGGTTTTTTTAGCTTGGTATAGGCCATACCATCGATGGTCGCGGTCCCCGAGGTAGGAGAATCAAGGCCGAGAATCATACGCATCGTCGTGGATTTACCGGCACCATTGGGGCCAAGGAATCCAGTAATGATGCCGGGCTTGACGGTGAAGGTCAGGTCATCGACCGCCCGCACCTGCCCGTATTGCTTAGTTAAGCCACGCACTTCAATCATGCGCTCTAGTCTGTCACATTTCTCTTAGCATCTTCTCAACACGAGGTTTGAGAGTCACCCACGCAGCGGCAAAAGCAGGTAATAAATCAAGCTCATCTACCTCAGATATGGGAACCCATCGCAGCTCTTCCGATTCTGCATTAGCCACCGTCTCCAGTTCTTCTTGCACCAAAGCCAGCACCGTCGTGTAGGTCCATCCCGAGTGATACGGGCCGGCAGTCACCATCGATTGAACAAAAACATAGTGGTCAAAAGCGATTCCAGTTTCCTCATATGCCTCGCGTGCAGCGGCTTCTTCCGCTGTTTCGATGAGATCACGCGCCCCGCCTGGTAAAGCCCACGTGCCACCATGATTAGTCCAAGGCGCTCTGTGCTGCATCAATACTGATTCAGTGCGTGCAGCAGTAAGAAGAAGTCCTGCGGCGCCGTATTTTCCCCACAGCTGCGTACCATTGGGTCCCTCGACCCAACCATCTCCGGATGTTGTAGGCATGTGCTCTACTCTAGCTGTCGGTATACTTCTAGGGTAGATTACAACTTCTGCAACATCTGTATCGTCTGTAACGGAGATGAGGTTTACCGTGGAGGACATCGCGCATACCTCACTGTCACCCGACGTGGAAGATTCCTGGCTCGACCGGATCAGCGAACGTCGCGAACGACAGCGCTCCCGTTTCCACGCCTTCTGGCACGAGTCAGTTACATACCCCGTCCTGTGGACCAAGAAACTACTGCAATTTCTCTCCACTACACCGGGACGCATGACCACGCTCGTGATCGTCCTCAGCGTTACCCTCTTATCCGCAGGCGTCTCCATGTCCCAGACAGCTGCTGACAGACGCGCCGATCTCAAAACGTTGATAGACAATACCGAACCTGTCTCCTACCTCGCACAGAATCTTTATTCTTCGCTGTCACTGGCCAACACCACGGCGTCGGTAAGCTTTGTGCGTGCCGGGGTGGATACCAGCGAAAACCGGCAGCGATATGAGCAAGCGATCCAGGATGCATCGCGGGCCGCTGCGCAGACAGCCGGAGGACTCGGCGATAATTCTGGGCGCCATCTAGAACTGCTCACGCATATTTCTCAGCAGATTCCCGTCTACACCGGCCTCGTAGAAACCGCGTGGGCTAACAATAGACAAGGCAATCCCGTGGGCGTGGCTTATATGTCTCAAGCCTCTACCCTCATGCGCGAAGAGATTCTGCCCGCCGCCGCAGAGCTTTATACGCTCACCAGTAATAACGTGAGCAGCGAGCAACAACAGCTCGCCCGCCCGCTCTGGGTTCCCCTCGGAGGCCTCTTCGTCGCCCTTATTATGTTGGTGCTCGGGCAGATCTGGCTCGCGCACGTTACTCGCCGCCGGCTCAATGGGTGGTTTGTGCTGGCCACGTTCTTAATGGTCATCGCCACGTCCTGGGTGTCTACCGCCAATTTCCTCACGTGGAGTGCCAGCTCTACTGCGTATCAAACAGCCTCAGCTCCGCTACAGTCGCTCACAGACGCTCGCATCCGTGCTCAACAAGCCCGAACCAGCGAGACGCTCGCCCTAGTGTGGCGTCAATCCCTGGAAAATTCCAACACCAACTTCAGCGCCACCATGAGTACCGTGGACAAGGCACTAGAGAACTATGAAAACTCTCGGCTGGTGGATAATTCCAACAACCGAGACCACCTTGACCAGGCCGTCAAAGCAGCAAAAGCGTGGAGAAGTTCCCACGAAAAACTCGCAAAAGCGCTCAACTCTGGCGACTATGAAGAAGCCCTAGCGCTAACGCTCTACAATGACGCGTCCGCCGCAACGCCTTCCGCTTTTAACGGTTTGGATTCTTCCTTAGCCAAGCTTATCGACGACGCCCGCCAAACCGCACGCGGCTATATCGCTCGCGGGGCTAACGCATCGGACCTGGTGAGCACCGTGATTCTCGCTCTCACTCTTGTATCCGTGCTCTCCCTGTGGCTAGGCATCCGCCCTCGACTCCAGGAGTACCTCTGATGTCGCGCCGCTTTCTTGCTTTACTCACTACTCTTTTGTTCTTCACCGCAGCATGTGCAAAACCCGAGGCTCCAGTCATTGCGCCTCCCAGCCGCACCCCGTCCTCGACGCCAAAGCCCCTCGTTGATTCCGCGTTACCCGATGTAGACACCAGCAATCTGTTGGGTTCGCTCCGCCCCAACAACAATCCCGAGGGCGTCCGAAGAATTCGCGAGCGTGGTCGCCTGGTCGTGGGCATCGATCAATCGCAAAACCTCCTTAGTTTCCGCAACACCGCTACCGGCGAGTTGCAGGGCTTTGAGGTTGACCTGGCTAAGGAAATATCTCGCGACATTTTCGGTGACCCTACCAAGATCGACTTCCGTTACGTCGATGCCGGCACATGGATCAAGGCGTTAGAAAACAACGATGTTGACCTAGCTATCCGGTCAATCTCGATTACCCGAGGTCGTCAAGATCAGGTCTTCTTTTCCACTCCCTATTTCTCTGGCAAGACAAAGCTTCTCACTCAAAAAAACTCCGGCATTAACTCCGTGGATGATCTCCCCGGAAAGACTGTGTGCGCCACCGCGGAATCTACCGGTGCTCAGAGAACTAGGTATGTCGCACCTCGCGCCGAACTGCTTGTAGTGAGTAGCTCTGCCGACTGTCTGCTTGCTCTGCAGCAGGGGGATACCGACGCCGTGATCTCGGACGATACGATTCTCTCTGGCATGCTCGCGCAGGATCCTTTCACGGAAATCGTGGGTAATGCGCTGGCTGAAGAAGACTATGGCATCGCTTTTGCCAAACCCGGCCCTCGACACGACTCTGAAGGGATCATCCGGCAGGTTAACGCTACTATCGAGCGTATTTTTAGAGACGGAACCTGGCAAAGGTCCTATGCCAAGTGGTTCGGTGCGTATCTTCCGCCTCAGAATCCCCCTGCGCTGAATTATCGTGAGGAGAAACCATGAATGACCCGCTGAGTCGTGGCACCGAGGCTGTCCCCTTTGATCCCTTCGCGGACGATGACGACGATGAGGATCTCACGGGACTTCTTAACGACCTGAACACTATCCAGCAAGACACAGATGCTGGTACGCGTTCCCGGGAGAAAGCAATTTCCACGTTTCGCTCCCGGCGTGGCACTAACCGCGATGACCGCACCGTAGCCAATGGCATGGTCGCATTGCCTTTCATCCGGGTCTCCACTGTGGAAGAAGTGCTCAAAGATGATGCGTACATTGAAAAGAAAGGGCTGGAAAAGCCGCTTCTCCAGCGCGGCGATATCCTGGCTAATCAATACGAGGTCCAGGGCGTAATCGCTCATGGTGGTATGGGCTGGATCTACTTGGCTAGTGACCGGAACGTTTCTGGGCGCGTCGTCGTACTCAAGGGCATGCGGGACAAGGCTAATCCGCATGACTACGGCGCCGCAGTGGCGGAACGCGAGTTCCTCGCTGACATTACGCATCCGGGGATCGTGAAGTCGTATAACTTCATTGACGACCCCCGCGTTGAGGGCGGTTTCATTGTCATGGAATACGTCCCAGGGCCGTCGTTAGCTGATCGACGTAAAGAGCAGCCCGGAGGGTTGTTCTCCATAGATATAGCCATCGCCTACATTCTGGAGATTCTTCCTGCGCTCGATTATCTGCACTCACGCGGTGTGGTCTACAACGACCTCAAACCCGATAACATCATTGTCGCCGAAGACCAGGTCAAGTTGATCGATCTGGGCGCGGTGTCCGGCATCGGGGCCTTTGGATATATCTACGGCACAAAGGGCTTCCAGGCACCTGAGGTAGCCACCGATGGCCCCTCGATAGCAAGCGACATTTACACAATTGGCCGGACCCTTGCCGCATTGACGGTGAATCTTCCCTCCGCTGATGGAGTCTATCTGCCCGGCATCCCCTCCCCTGACGAGGAAAATCTCTTTGCCCAGAATCTTTCCTTTTATCGCCTGCTGCGCCGTTGTATCAGTAGCGATCCGGCTAAGCGCTTTGCCTCTATACGCGAGCTAGAGACCCAGCTGTTTGGAATTCTGCGCGAGTACCTTGCGCTCACTGAAGGGCGCCAGTTTCCAGCTCAGCATTCGCTCTACTCGCCTCAGCGTTCCACTTTTGGCACTAAGCACATGGTGTTTCGCACGGATCAGCTTATCGACGGCATCGAGCGCAACGTGCGCATCACGTCCGAGGAAGTCAACGCTGCGCTGCCTGTCCCTCTTTTAGACCGCACCGATCCCGGATCTATTCTGATTTCTGGGGCCTCCTACGCCGAGCCTTCACAAACGCTGCAGACGCTACGCGACGCAATGGCTCAGAAGGAATTCGCCGATTCCAAGGAGATTCCCCTCGGAGTAGTGCGTACGCTCCTTGATCTAGGCTTTACCGATGAGGCTCGCTCATGGCTGGATACGTTGGATACCAAGCTAGGCGACGATTGGCGCCACCAGTGGTATTCCGGAGTGACTTCACTGTTCCTGGACGATTACGTGACTGCTCAGCGCCACTTCAACGAGGTCTACAGCATTCTTCCCGGTGAAGCTGCGCCAAAACTGGCGCGTGCTGCCGTCTGTGAAATGTTGCTCCAGGACATGGGAATGGATTCGGTGCAGCTCTTGACTCCTGATACCGCTGTCTCTGCTGCGGAACTCAAGGGCAACACCATTGGTATGTGGAGTGAATTGACTAAGGACCCTGAAACTCTACGCTTCAAGGCCCTGTATCTCTACGCTTTGGTATGGCAGACAAATCCCACCACAGTGTCCTCAGCGTTTGGGTTAGCTCGGCAATTGGTGGCCGAGAATCAGGTCGATCTAGCGGTCTCCACGTTGGATCAGGTCCCGCAGAATTCTACGCACAGGCGTATGGCTGAACTTACCGCCATTTTGCATCTGATCAATGGCGACCTTAGCGAGTCGCGCATCAGACGTGCCGCTCGCAGGCTCGAAGGCATACCTACTAATGAGCCGCGCTTCTTGCAGATCAAGATCGCAATCATGAACGCTGCTTTAACGTGGCTACGTCAAGCTAATCTAGAGGCGGCCGCAGCGGACAACGATCTCTTTGACTATCACTTCACGCAAGAGGGGCTGCGCACCGGCCTTTATGATTCTCTCCGGCTCTTAGCGCGCAGCGCCCCCAACGCCCACCACCGATATACGCTGGTGGACATGGCCAATCAGGTCCGACCTATGACCTGGTTCTAGATGGATTCCGCAATGGTCTTTGCGTAGCGAGCGATAGCTAGCTCCTCGTTGGTAGGAACCACGAAGACCTTCACTGTGGAATCAGGGGTGGAGATTTCGCGAGCGCCGTCGGCACGCACGGCGTTGATCTCCCGATCAATCTTGATGCCAAAGTTCTCAAGGTCTGCGAGAGCGTCGGCACGCACGGCGTCATCGTTTTCGCCTACGCCTGCAGTGAAGGTGATGGCGTCGATGTGTCCCAGAGCCACCATGTAGGAGCCGATGAAGCGGCGCAGCTGGTGGATGTAGACGTTGTAGGCAAGACGAGCGTCTTCATTGCCCTCGGCGATCAGCTGGTGCAGCTCGCGGAAGTCATTAACACCCGAGATGCCCTTCACACCGGAACGCTTATTGAGCAGATCATCGATCTCGTCGATGCTCATGCCTGCGGTGCGATGCAGGTGGAAGATGATACCTGGGTCGATATCGCCAGAGCGGGTACCCATTGCCAAACCAGCCAGCGGAGTCATGCCCATAGAGGTGTCAATCGGCTTACCGTGGCGGATTGCTGCGGCAGAAGCTCCGTTGCCCAGGTGCAGCGTGATCTGGTTAACGCTCTCAGGATCCTTGCCCAGGAGAGCAGGAACCTGCTGTGAGATGTACTCGTGGCTGGTGCCGTGGAAGCCGTACCGACGCACACCGTGTTTCGCAGCGGTCTCGCTTTCGATTGCGTACAGCGCCGCAGCCGGGGGCATTGCATGGAAGAAGCCGGTGTCAAACACAGCAACGTGTGGGATCTCAGGCAGCAGCTCGCGAGCGACCTCAATGCCGGAGATATTCGCTGGGTTGTGCAGAGGCGCCAGCGGAATGAGTCCGCGGATCCACTCCACGACCTCATCGGTGATCAGCTCAGGCTGGGAGAAGACCTGGCCGCCGTGTACGACGCGGTGGCCAACAGCTTCGAGTTCAACGTCCTTAGGGCCGCAGCCGTGCTCGCCCATGAGTTTGAAGGCCAGGTCGAGGCCTGCGGTGTGGTCGGCAATTGGGGCCTCCACGACGTACTTCTCGCCGCCGTGCTTCAGCGTGATTTTGCCGCTTGGCTCACCGATTTGCTCGACGAGACCAGAGGCAAAGGGTGCGTCAGTTGCGTGCT from Corynebacterium ulcerans carries:
- a CDS encoding ABC transporter ATP-binding protein, encoding MIEVRGLTKQYGQVRAVDDLTFTVKPGIITGFLGPNGAGKSTTMRMILGLDSPTSGTATIDGMAYTKLKKPLTKVGALLDAKAIHPNRSAANHLKWVAQSNGISTKRVDEVLGLVGLSNVASKKAGGFSLGMSQRLGLAGALLGDPEILILDEPVNGLDPEGIRWVREFLRSLASQGRTVLVSSHLLSEMSQTADHLVVIGKGKLVADTSTYEFIRDNSASSVIVRSPYLKELAELLGEYEIVPEWGTDEEDREYLSIAGRSTDEIGAMAHSGGVPLSQLSLKRASLEDAFMEMTNDAVQYHAQIKENH
- a CDS encoding NUDIX domain-containing protein, with the translated sequence MPTTSGDGWVEGPNGTQLWGKYGAAGLLLTAARTESVLMQHRAPWTNHGGTWALPGGARDLIETAEEAAAREAYEETGIAFDHYVFVQSMVTAGPYHSGWTYTTVLALVQEELETVANAESEELRWVPISEVDELDLLPAFAAAWVTLKPRVEKMLREM
- a CDS encoding MCP four helix bundle domain-containing protein translates to MRFTVEDIAHTSLSPDVEDSWLDRISERRERQRSRFHAFWHESVTYPVLWTKKLLQFLSTTPGRMTTLVIVLSVTLLSAGVSMSQTAADRRADLKTLIDNTEPVSYLAQNLYSSLSLANTTASVSFVRAGVDTSENRQRYEQAIQDASRAAAQTAGGLGDNSGRHLELLTHISQQIPVYTGLVETAWANNRQGNPVGVAYMSQASTLMREEILPAAAELYTLTSNNVSSEQQQLARPLWVPLGGLFVALIMLVLGQIWLAHVTRRRLNGWFVLATFLMVIATSWVSTANFLTWSASSTAYQTASAPLQSLTDARIRAQQARTSETLALVWRQSLENSNTNFSATMSTVDKALENYENSRLVDNSNNRDHLDQAVKAAKAWRSSHEKLAKALNSGDYEEALALTLYNDASAATPSAFNGLDSSLAKLIDDARQTARGYIARGANASDLVSTVILALTLVSVLSLWLGIRPRLQEYL
- a CDS encoding glutamate ABC transporter substrate-binding protein, producing the protein MSRRFLALLTTLLFFTAACAKPEAPVIAPPSRTPSSTPKPLVDSALPDVDTSNLLGSLRPNNNPEGVRRIRERGRLVVGIDQSQNLLSFRNTATGELQGFEVDLAKEISRDIFGDPTKIDFRYVDAGTWIKALENNDVDLAIRSISITRGRQDQVFFSTPYFSGKTKLLTQKNSGINSVDDLPGKTVCATAESTGAQRTRYVAPRAELLVVSSSADCLLALQQGDTDAVISDDTILSGMLAQDPFTEIVGNALAEEDYGIAFAKPGPRHDSEGIIRQVNATIERIFRDGTWQRSYAKWFGAYLPPQNPPALNYREEKP
- a CDS encoding serine/threonine protein kinase — protein: MNDPLSRGTEAVPFDPFADDDDDEDLTGLLNDLNTIQQDTDAGTRSREKAISTFRSRRGTNRDDRTVANGMVALPFIRVSTVEEVLKDDAYIEKKGLEKPLLQRGDILANQYEVQGVIAHGGMGWIYLASDRNVSGRVVVLKGMRDKANPHDYGAAVAEREFLADITHPGIVKSYNFIDDPRVEGGFIVMEYVPGPSLADRRKEQPGGLFSIDIAIAYILEILPALDYLHSRGVVYNDLKPDNIIVAEDQVKLIDLGAVSGIGAFGYIYGTKGFQAPEVATDGPSIASDIYTIGRTLAALTVNLPSADGVYLPGIPSPDEENLFAQNLSFYRLLRRCISSDPAKRFASIRELETQLFGILREYLALTEGRQFPAQHSLYSPQRSTFGTKHMVFRTDQLIDGIERNVRITSEEVNAALPVPLLDRTDPGSILISGASYAEPSQTLQTLRDAMAQKEFADSKEIPLGVVRTLLDLGFTDEARSWLDTLDTKLGDDWRHQWYSGVTSLFLDDYVTAQRHFNEVYSILPGEAAPKLARAAVCEMLLQDMGMDSVQLLTPDTAVSAAELKGNTIGMWSELTKDPETLRFKALYLYALVWQTNPTTVSSAFGLARQLVAENQVDLAVSTLDQVPQNSTHRRMAELTAILHLINGDLSESRIRRAARRLEGIPTNEPRFLQIKIAIMNAALTWLRQANLEAAAADNDLFDYHFTQEGLRTGLYDSLRLLARSAPNAHHRYTLVDMANQVRPMTWF
- a CDS encoding acetate kinase produces the protein MALVLVLNSGSSSIKFQLVDPTQHATDAPFASGLVEQIGEPSGKITLKHGGEKYVVEAPIADHTAGLDLAFKLMGEHGCGPKDVELEAVGHRVVHGGQVFSQPELITDEVVEWIRGLIPLAPLHNPANISGIEVARELLPEIPHVAVFDTGFFHAMPPAAALYAIESETAAKHGVRRYGFHGTSHEYISQQVPALLGKDPESVNQITLHLGNGASAAAIRHGKPIDTSMGMTPLAGLAMGTRSGDIDPGIIFHLHRTAGMSIDEIDDLLNKRSGVKGISGVNDFRELHQLIAEGNEDARLAYNVYIHQLRRFIGSYMVALGHIDAITFTAGVGENDDAVRADALADLENFGIKIDREINAVRADGAREISTPDSTVKVFVVPTNEELAIARYAKTIAESI